From the genome of Fundulus heteroclitus isolate FHET01 chromosome 7, MU-UCD_Fhet_4.1, whole genome shotgun sequence, one region includes:
- the LOC105933604 gene encoding FAST kinase domain-containing protein 5, mitochondrial isoform X2 codes for MATSVLCRRLRSLPGWRNSLRQAQHVHTKPREEISDQEENKVSEHQDVSFRGGYRLHYNPSSYRRCTRNSAGSECQSDKDDEDERCFRAQAPPFWQQSNRYSVSCSRHLSSSNNTLLDLAFNKASESRTPSALSSNSEPVAPDVKVDPRAFLKCRPEYASLSLDLTQRPDPVEWVDVLPLLQKVSVLRDRMKPSDVSRLLVELSKLHPDRMPLLRSDHRFSMLLQYSVEHLGVFSELQLLEVLQSFVWLEIPSSHSMLEEYEAELLRRANQLTLHQLLLAADLWRCIGKRVPQFLQRFYVSAHHHVGQLGVPELVHLLYIIGEGRDCPKDLIRPVEQLLMRYLAQLYPEEVGTVCLGLFKSQTSLSEGAVTRIVDKALSFVTDMGDFAMVNVLKYMRFSYLYHKTWLEAMAQEVPRRAPQMGVPSLMHVTLTCSALHYRNVSILASVAERVPALVPHCRSKDSSKLLWGFGTLGFLPAQCPGFYPSLTEAMRQRKAEFHRFPEHLLTGLLGLAFVSEFPEDLVALALSPEFVDLALRNSKLELKKDLFTLDAAVALELPQWKGPRLGSELREEVAEMLWKFAQSEVCLKPEVLEAESALQDLLGGDKFVCKKMILPHTRSIDLEVHLDSNGQPVPVDLLCPKQSPTVIPSLQSWEKMNLGVTITDKLLAQLLKGKNSTDSLDSSVRVTATPRQRLPPDEGGRLFDSVLDLTNDMIETLTKPSRRGSTHQDPSHQGPIKLAVQISSRNHYCIHSQQLLGLHAMKRRHLKMAGYRVVELGHQEWSLTLRKSRAEKLSYLHCKIYDSL; via the coding sequence ATGGCGACCAGTGTCCTGTGTCGCCGGCTCCGCTCCCTCCCCGGCTGGAGAAACAGTCTCCGCCAAGCTCAGCACGTTCACACCAAACCAAGGGAAGAGATAAGCGACCAGGAGGAAAACAAAGTTTCAGAACACCAGGACGTTTCTTTCCGGGGTGGATACAGACTGCATTACAATCCCTCGTCATATCGCCGCTGTACGAGAAACTCTGCTGGTTCTGAATGTCAGTCGGATAAAGACGATGAAGACGAGCGATGTTTCAGAGCTCAAGCGCCTCCCTTTTGGCAACAGAGCAACCGGTACAGCGTGAGTTGCTCGCGGCACCTCTCCAGCTCAAACAATACGCTTCTCGATCTAGCGTTTAACAAAGCTTCTGAATCTCGGACCCCATCTGCGCTGTCCTCCAACAGTGAGCCAGTTGCTCCAGATGTTAAAGTCGACCCACGAGCCTTCCTTAAATGCAGACCAGAGTACGCTTCCCTGTCCCTCGACCTCACCCAGAGACCCGACCCAGTAGAATGGGTAGACGTGTTGCCGCTACTTCAAAAAGTGTCTGTTTTGAGGGACAGGATGAAGCCGTCTGATGTGTCGCGGCTTCTCGTGGAGCTCAGCAAGTTGCATCCAGACAGGATGCCTTTGCTGAGAAGTGACCACCGCTTCAGCATGCTCCTCCAGTATTCTGTGGAGCACCTCGGCGTCTTCTCTGAGCTACAGCTGCTGGAGGTGTTGCAGTCCTTTGTGTGGCTGGAGATACCCTCGTCCCACAGCATGCTCGAGGAGTACGAAGCCGAACTGCTCCGACGGGCCAACCAGCTGACTTTACATCAGCTGTTACTAGCCGCTGACTTGTGGCGCTGTATTGGGAAGCGGGTGCCGCAGTTTTTGCAGCGCTTCTATGTCTCGGCTCACCATCATGTGGGGCAATTAGGAGTCCCTGAGTTGGTGCACCTGCTTTATATAATCGGAGAAGGAAGGGACTGTCCAAAAGACTTGATCCGTCCTGTAGAGCAACTTCTCATGCGTTATTTAGCACAACTGTATCCTGAAGAGGTTGGGACTGTATGTCTGGGACTCTTTAAATCCCAAACTTCACTGTCAGAAGGCGCAGTCACTCGCATTGTCGATAAGGCACTCTCCTTTGTGACCGACATGGGTGACTTTGCAATGGTGAATGTGCTGAAATACATGCGTTTCAGTTATCTTTATCACAAGACGTGGCTGGAGGCCATGGCGCAGGAAGTTCCCCGACGAGCCCCCCAGATGGGAGTCCCGAGCCTGATGCATGTGACTTTAACTTGTTCAGCTCTTCATTACCGCAACGTCAGCATCCTGGCTTCGGTTGCGGAGAGAGTCCCCGCTCTAGTGCCCCATTGCAGGAGTAAAGACTCTAGCAAACTCCTGTGGGGCTTTGGCACCTTAGGGTTTCTTCCAGCTCAGTGTCCGGGTTTCTATCCGAGCCTGACAGAGGCCATGAGGCAGAGGAAAGCAGAGTTCCATCGATTCCCCGAACACCTGCTGACTGGCCTCCTAGGTTTGGCCTTTGTGTCCGAGTTCCCAGAGGACCTTGTTGCATTAGCTCTAAGCCCCGAGTTTGTCGACTTGGCGCTGAGAAACTCCAAGCTGGAGCTGAAGAAAGACTTGTTCACCCTGGATGCTgctgtggctctggagctgcCTCAGTGGAAAGGCCCGAGGCTCGGTAGCGAACTCAGGGAAGAGGTGGCGGAAATGCTGTGGAAGTTTGCGCAGTCGGAAGTTTGCCTGAAACCAGAGGTCTTGGAGGCGGAGTCGGCTCTTCAGGATCTTCTCGGAGGAGACAAATTTGTATGCAAGAAGATGATCCTGCCTCACACTCGCTCCATCGACCTGGAAGTACATCTTGACTCCAACGGACAGCCGGTCCCCGTGGACCTACTGTGTCCAAAACAGAGTCCCACCGTGATTCCTTCTCTCCAAAGCTGGGAGAAAATGAACCTAGGAGTAACTATCACTGACAAACTTTTAGCACAGTTATTAAAAGGCAAAAACTCAACCGATTCTTTAGATTCCTCTGTCAGAGTTACAGCCACACCGCGCCAAAGGCTGCCACCTGACGAAGGTGGGAGACTGTTTGACTCCGTTCTCGATCTGACCAATGACATGATAGAAACCCTCACCAAACCCAGCCGCAGAGGCTCCACTCACCAGGACCCCAGTCACCAAGGCCCTATAAAACTCGCCGTCCAGATCTCGAGCCGGAACCACTACTGCATACATTCCCAGCAGCTGTTGGGGCTTCACGCCATGAAGAGGCGGCACTTAAAGATGGCGGGATACAGGGTGGTAGAGTTGGGCCATCAGGAGTGGTCTTTGACGCTGAGGAAAAGCAGGGCGGAGAAGCTGTCGTATCTGCACTGCAAAATCTACGACAGTCTGTGA
- the LOC105933604 gene encoding FAST kinase domain-containing protein 5, mitochondrial isoform X1 has translation MPPHSLMLPPSSFTGGTLMATSVLCRRLRSLPGWRNSLRQAQHVHTKPREEISDQEENKVSEHQDVSFRGGYRLHYNPSSYRRCTRNSAGSECQSDKDDEDERCFRAQAPPFWQQSNRYSVSCSRHLSSSNNTLLDLAFNKASESRTPSALSSNSEPVAPDVKVDPRAFLKCRPEYASLSLDLTQRPDPVEWVDVLPLLQKVSVLRDRMKPSDVSRLLVELSKLHPDRMPLLRSDHRFSMLLQYSVEHLGVFSELQLLEVLQSFVWLEIPSSHSMLEEYEAELLRRANQLTLHQLLLAADLWRCIGKRVPQFLQRFYVSAHHHVGQLGVPELVHLLYIIGEGRDCPKDLIRPVEQLLMRYLAQLYPEEVGTVCLGLFKSQTSLSEGAVTRIVDKALSFVTDMGDFAMVNVLKYMRFSYLYHKTWLEAMAQEVPRRAPQMGVPSLMHVTLTCSALHYRNVSILASVAERVPALVPHCRSKDSSKLLWGFGTLGFLPAQCPGFYPSLTEAMRQRKAEFHRFPEHLLTGLLGLAFVSEFPEDLVALALSPEFVDLALRNSKLELKKDLFTLDAAVALELPQWKGPRLGSELREEVAEMLWKFAQSEVCLKPEVLEAESALQDLLGGDKFVCKKMILPHTRSIDLEVHLDSNGQPVPVDLLCPKQSPTVIPSLQSWEKMNLGVTITDKLLAQLLKGKNSTDSLDSSVRVTATPRQRLPPDEGGRLFDSVLDLTNDMIETLTKPSRRGSTHQDPSHQGPIKLAVQISSRNHYCIHSQQLLGLHAMKRRHLKMAGYRVVELGHQEWSLTLRKSRAEKLSYLHCKIYDSL, from the coding sequence GGCGGCACACTGATGGCGACCAGTGTCCTGTGTCGCCGGCTCCGCTCCCTCCCCGGCTGGAGAAACAGTCTCCGCCAAGCTCAGCACGTTCACACCAAACCAAGGGAAGAGATAAGCGACCAGGAGGAAAACAAAGTTTCAGAACACCAGGACGTTTCTTTCCGGGGTGGATACAGACTGCATTACAATCCCTCGTCATATCGCCGCTGTACGAGAAACTCTGCTGGTTCTGAATGTCAGTCGGATAAAGACGATGAAGACGAGCGATGTTTCAGAGCTCAAGCGCCTCCCTTTTGGCAACAGAGCAACCGGTACAGCGTGAGTTGCTCGCGGCACCTCTCCAGCTCAAACAATACGCTTCTCGATCTAGCGTTTAACAAAGCTTCTGAATCTCGGACCCCATCTGCGCTGTCCTCCAACAGTGAGCCAGTTGCTCCAGATGTTAAAGTCGACCCACGAGCCTTCCTTAAATGCAGACCAGAGTACGCTTCCCTGTCCCTCGACCTCACCCAGAGACCCGACCCAGTAGAATGGGTAGACGTGTTGCCGCTACTTCAAAAAGTGTCTGTTTTGAGGGACAGGATGAAGCCGTCTGATGTGTCGCGGCTTCTCGTGGAGCTCAGCAAGTTGCATCCAGACAGGATGCCTTTGCTGAGAAGTGACCACCGCTTCAGCATGCTCCTCCAGTATTCTGTGGAGCACCTCGGCGTCTTCTCTGAGCTACAGCTGCTGGAGGTGTTGCAGTCCTTTGTGTGGCTGGAGATACCCTCGTCCCACAGCATGCTCGAGGAGTACGAAGCCGAACTGCTCCGACGGGCCAACCAGCTGACTTTACATCAGCTGTTACTAGCCGCTGACTTGTGGCGCTGTATTGGGAAGCGGGTGCCGCAGTTTTTGCAGCGCTTCTATGTCTCGGCTCACCATCATGTGGGGCAATTAGGAGTCCCTGAGTTGGTGCACCTGCTTTATATAATCGGAGAAGGAAGGGACTGTCCAAAAGACTTGATCCGTCCTGTAGAGCAACTTCTCATGCGTTATTTAGCACAACTGTATCCTGAAGAGGTTGGGACTGTATGTCTGGGACTCTTTAAATCCCAAACTTCACTGTCAGAAGGCGCAGTCACTCGCATTGTCGATAAGGCACTCTCCTTTGTGACCGACATGGGTGACTTTGCAATGGTGAATGTGCTGAAATACATGCGTTTCAGTTATCTTTATCACAAGACGTGGCTGGAGGCCATGGCGCAGGAAGTTCCCCGACGAGCCCCCCAGATGGGAGTCCCGAGCCTGATGCATGTGACTTTAACTTGTTCAGCTCTTCATTACCGCAACGTCAGCATCCTGGCTTCGGTTGCGGAGAGAGTCCCCGCTCTAGTGCCCCATTGCAGGAGTAAAGACTCTAGCAAACTCCTGTGGGGCTTTGGCACCTTAGGGTTTCTTCCAGCTCAGTGTCCGGGTTTCTATCCGAGCCTGACAGAGGCCATGAGGCAGAGGAAAGCAGAGTTCCATCGATTCCCCGAACACCTGCTGACTGGCCTCCTAGGTTTGGCCTTTGTGTCCGAGTTCCCAGAGGACCTTGTTGCATTAGCTCTAAGCCCCGAGTTTGTCGACTTGGCGCTGAGAAACTCCAAGCTGGAGCTGAAGAAAGACTTGTTCACCCTGGATGCTgctgtggctctggagctgcCTCAGTGGAAAGGCCCGAGGCTCGGTAGCGAACTCAGGGAAGAGGTGGCGGAAATGCTGTGGAAGTTTGCGCAGTCGGAAGTTTGCCTGAAACCAGAGGTCTTGGAGGCGGAGTCGGCTCTTCAGGATCTTCTCGGAGGAGACAAATTTGTATGCAAGAAGATGATCCTGCCTCACACTCGCTCCATCGACCTGGAAGTACATCTTGACTCCAACGGACAGCCGGTCCCCGTGGACCTACTGTGTCCAAAACAGAGTCCCACCGTGATTCCTTCTCTCCAAAGCTGGGAGAAAATGAACCTAGGAGTAACTATCACTGACAAACTTTTAGCACAGTTATTAAAAGGCAAAAACTCAACCGATTCTTTAGATTCCTCTGTCAGAGTTACAGCCACACCGCGCCAAAGGCTGCCACCTGACGAAGGTGGGAGACTGTTTGACTCCGTTCTCGATCTGACCAATGACATGATAGAAACCCTCACCAAACCCAGCCGCAGAGGCTCCACTCACCAGGACCCCAGTCACCAAGGCCCTATAAAACTCGCCGTCCAGATCTCGAGCCGGAACCACTACTGCATACATTCCCAGCAGCTGTTGGGGCTTCACGCCATGAAGAGGCGGCACTTAAAGATGGCGGGATACAGGGTGGTAGAGTTGGGCCATCAGGAGTGGTCTTTGACGCTGAGGAAAAGCAGGGCGGAGAAGCTGTCGTATCTGCACTGCAAAATCTACGACAGTCTGTGA